One genomic window of Candidatus Zymogenus saltonus includes the following:
- a CDS encoding nitroreductase family protein: MELREILRRRRSVRSFQEREVPTELVKEVIADACLAPSSGNGQPWKFIVVNDQDTIRRLSDESKAALLSDIEKDPKLSVNRYAGAIKNEEFNVFYNAPCLVLIVGERKLNSLPVDCALAASYFMFSAAERGLGTCWVGLGSQIRSRKTREEIGLPDDYAIVAPIAVGYPERVPEPTPRNAPKILKVID; encoded by the coding sequence ATGGAGTTAAGAGAGATTTTGAGGCGGCGGCGGTCCGTAAGGTCATTTCAGGAGAGGGAGGTTCCAACGGAGCTTGTGAAAGAGGTCATCGCCGATGCGTGCCTCGCGCCGAGCTCAGGAAACGGCCAGCCTTGGAAGTTTATTGTCGTCAACGACCAGGATACGATAAGGAGGCTGTCGGACGAGAGCAAGGCGGCGCTTCTCTCAGATATTGAGAAGGACCCGAAGTTGTCGGTCAATAGATACGCGGGCGCCATCAAAAACGAGGAGTTTAACGTTTTCTACAACGCCCCGTGCCTCGTCCTTATTGTGGGGGAGAGAAAGCTCAATTCCCTCCCTGTGGACTGCGCCCTCGCGGCGTCCTATTTCATGTTTTCGGCGGCCGAAAGGGGATTGGGGACATGCTGGGTCGGCCTCGGATCGCAGATACGTAGCAGGAAGACGAGGGAGGAGATTGGCCTCCCCGATGATTATGCAATTGTGGCGCCAATAGCGGTCGGCTACCCGGAGAGGGTGCCGGAGCCCACGCCGAGAAACGCGCCGAAGATCCTCAAGGTTATCGACTGA